The proteins below come from a single Mucilaginibacter mali genomic window:
- a CDS encoding glycosyltransferase family protein gives MKILYAIQGTGNGHLSRSMDIVPLLQQMGEVDVVVSGIQGDLSLPFPVKYKFHGMGFIFGKKGGVDLWKSFYKAKIRLFMKEINKLPVDDYDLVINDFEPVSAWACRLKNKFCIGLSHQAAVITDEAPKPQDVDMMGNFILNHYAPVSVNYGFHFAAFSNNIFTPVIRQQVRDHEITNKGHYTVYLPAYDDHRLIKQLSEIKDITWDVFSKHNKKVLKHKNVHIQPINNQKFIASMASSAGVLCGAGFETPAEALFMGKKLLVIPMKAQYEQHLNAAALSTLGVPVMKSLKEKHREILINWLENGKVIPVNYPDNTKQILQSIINKHSVGKLP, from the coding sequence ATGAAAATATTATACGCCATACAGGGGACCGGTAACGGGCACTTAAGCCGGTCGATGGATATTGTACCGTTGTTACAACAAATGGGTGAAGTTGACGTAGTAGTAAGCGGTATACAGGGCGATCTCTCGCTGCCATTCCCGGTTAAGTATAAGTTTCATGGCATGGGCTTCATCTTCGGCAAAAAAGGTGGGGTCGATCTTTGGAAAAGCTTTTATAAAGCCAAGATCCGCTTGTTTATGAAGGAAATTAACAAACTCCCGGTAGATGATTATGACCTGGTGATAAACGATTTCGAGCCGGTATCTGCCTGGGCCTGCCGTTTAAAAAACAAGTTTTGTATTGGTCTTAGTCACCAGGCCGCTGTAATTACCGATGAAGCTCCTAAACCCCAGGATGTGGATATGATGGGGAATTTTATTCTCAACCATTATGCCCCGGTAAGTGTAAATTATGGCTTCCACTTCGCCGCGTTCAGTAACAATATCTTTACACCAGTGATCAGGCAGCAGGTGCGCGATCATGAAATAACCAACAAGGGGCACTATACCGTTTACCTGCCCGCCTATGATGACCACCGCCTCATCAAGCAACTATCCGAAATAAAAGATATAACCTGGGATGTGTTTTCAAAGCACAATAAAAAGGTTTTGAAACATAAAAACGTACACATTCAGCCTATTAATAATCAAAAGTTTATTGCAAGCATGGCCTCGTCGGCGGGCGTATTATGCGGGGCCGGTTTTGAAACCCCGGCCGAAGCGCTTTTTATGGGCAAAAAACTATTGGTTATCCCCATGAAAGCCCAGTACGAGCAGCACCTTAATGCGGCGGCACTAAGTACCCTTGGCGTGCCGGTAATGAAGAGCCTGAAAGAAAAACATCGCGAAATATTAATTAACTGGCTCGAAAATGGCAAGGTAATTCCTGTAAATTATCCTGATAATACAAAACAAATATTACAATCTATCATTAATAAACATAGTGTTGGTAAGTTACCATAG
- a CDS encoding type II toxin-antitoxin system HicA family toxin: protein MSKEEKLLKRLLSIPTDLRWEELTKVVAIFGYEEFTGGKTGGSRRRFVDSNKNIITLHKPHPANIVKSYAIREVIAHLKTAGHLKDE from the coding sequence ATGTCAAAAGAAGAGAAGCTATTAAAAAGATTATTATCCATACCCACGGATTTAAGATGGGAAGAATTAACTAAAGTAGTCGCAATCTTTGGCTACGAAGAATTTACAGGTGGAAAGACCGGTGGTTCAAGAAGAAGATTTGTTGATTCAAATAAAAATATCATTACACTTCATAAACCTCATCCGGCTAATATTGTTAAAAGTTATGCGATACGTGAAGTTATCGCACATTTAAAAACGGCAGGACATTTAAAAGATGAGTGA
- a CDS encoding response regulator has protein sequence MKKIILIVDDDLGILKLLNFILSKDYEIVVQTNGFDALDWLENGNMPELIISDLAMPTFDGQAFVKNVKISGFYGDIPVVLLSAAHDLDDQVASMPFKVDAYLHKPFNPTILKSEISKILQVYDTHN, from the coding sequence ATGAAAAAAATTATACTGATCGTTGACGATGACCTTGGCATTTTAAAGCTGTTAAACTTCATCCTGTCAAAAGATTACGAGATAGTTGTACAAACTAATGGCTTCGACGCGCTTGATTGGCTTGAAAACGGCAACATGCCCGAACTGATCATATCTGATTTAGCCATGCCGACATTTGACGGGCAAGCCTTTGTAAAAAATGTTAAAATAAGCGGCTTTTACGGCGATATCCCCGTGGTGTTGCTCTCGGCCGCCCACGATCTTGACGACCAGGTGGCCTCTATGCCTTTTAAGGTTGACGCATACCTGCATAAACCATTTAATCCAACTATATTAAAATCAGAGATCAGCAAAATTTTGCAAGTTTATGACACACACAACTGA
- a CDS encoding DEAD/DEAH box helicase translates to MSFQDLNLIEPILRALKTEGYTTPTPIQAKSIPIILKQRDLLGCAQTGTGKTAAFSIPILQLLYQDKQQHKEQKTIKTLILTPTRELAIQIDESIAAYGRHTGLKHLVIFGGVSQNPQTDALKRGVDILVATPGRLLDLMNQGFIRLDHLKILVLDEADRMLDMGFVHDVKKIIAKVPKQRQTLFFSATMPPEIQQLADTILYKPEKVEVAPVSSTADTIQQTVYFVGKEDKRGLLHHLLKDKSIATVLVFTRTKHGADKVVKDLSKAGITAEAIHGNKSQNARQRALTNFKNRTTRVLVATDIAARGIDIDDLTHVINYEIPNIPETYVHRIGRTGRAGASGIAFSFCDEEEKEFLKDIHKLIAKTIPVEEEHPFPMKQLTQQERILKDLKNNPHHKSGKPAPRNQSAQRNPNANKAGGNRNWRRSRNKS, encoded by the coding sequence ATGTCATTTCAAGATTTAAATTTAATTGAGCCTATCCTCAGGGCCTTAAAAACCGAGGGATATACCACCCCTACGCCTATTCAAGCCAAATCTATCCCCATTATATTAAAACAGCGCGACCTGTTAGGCTGCGCTCAAACCGGTACGGGCAAAACCGCCGCTTTCTCTATCCCTATTTTACAGTTACTATACCAGGATAAGCAGCAGCACAAGGAACAGAAGACGATTAAAACGCTGATCCTTACCCCAACCCGCGAGCTGGCTATCCAGATAGACGAGAGCATAGCCGCCTACGGTCGCCACACCGGCCTGAAGCATTTGGTAATCTTCGGCGGGGTATCGCAAAATCCACAGACCGACGCTTTAAAACGTGGCGTAGATATTTTAGTAGCCACACCTGGTCGCTTATTGGACCTGATGAACCAGGGCTTTATCCGCCTGGATCATTTGAAGATTTTGGTATTAGACGAAGCCGACCGTATGCTGGATATGGGTTTTGTGCACGATGTAAAGAAGATCATCGCCAAAGTACCTAAGCAAAGGCAAACGCTGTTTTTCTCGGCTACCATGCCGCCCGAGATACAGCAACTGGCCGATACCATTTTATATAAGCCCGAAAAGGTGGAGGTTGCCCCGGTATCGTCAACTGCCGATACCATACAACAAACCGTTTACTTTGTAGGTAAGGAAGATAAAAGAGGCTTGCTGCACCACTTGCTGAAGGATAAAAGCATCGCCACGGTGTTGGTTTTCACCCGCACCAAGCATGGCGCCGATAAGGTGGTAAAAGACCTGAGCAAAGCAGGCATCACCGCCGAGGCAATCCACGGCAATAAATCGCAAAACGCCCGTCAGCGTGCATTAACTAATTTTAAAAACCGCACCACCCGTGTACTGGTAGCTACCGATATTGCCGCTCGCGGTATCGACATTGATGACCTGACCCACGTAATTAATTACGAGATCCCCAACATCCCCGAAACTTACGTACACCGTATCGGTCGTACCGGCAGGGCGGGTGCCAGCGGTATAGCATTTTCGTTTTGCGATGAGGAAGAAAAAGAGTTTCTGAAGGATATTCATAAGCTAATCGCCAAAACCATCCCGGTTGAGGAGGAGCATCCTTTCCCAATGAAGCAATTGACGCAACAGGAAAGGATCTTGAAGGACCTGAAGAATAACCCGCACCACAAAAGCGGCAAGCCTGCACCACGCAATCAATCGGCGCAGCGTAATCCTAACGCTAATAAGGCTGGCGGTAACCGCAACTGGCGCAGAAGCAGAAATAAGTCCTGA
- a CDS encoding sugar transferase, whose protein sequence is MTHTTDWNESAGLRVKLAYAGTGMRDMIFAELPAHYQIFASPDVQQLDEYLAEQSILSMPDIILAEVDEAGETMKFVERIKKNSLFKQMLIVLVTERHDPELKAKAIKLKVNDLYAMPINLMHLRERLNFLVNFKLIKPTLSELSKKVDTTYTLPPGKRAMDVILSSMALLCLSPILVVVALAVKFGSKGPIIYKSKRVGTGYKVFDFYKFRSMRSDADQLLAKLSVENNQYAAEGDGTKTASFVKIKNDPRITKLGAFLRSTSIDELPQLINILKGDMSIVGNRPLPVYEAEMLTSNEWAMRFLGPAGLTGLWQVTKRGKDDMSERERKKLDNFYAQNYSLLLDMKIILSTIPALFQKEKV, encoded by the coding sequence ATGACACACACAACTGATTGGAACGAAAGTGCAGGATTACGGGTTAAACTGGCCTATGCCGGTACCGGGATGCGCGACATGATCTTTGCCGAGTTGCCTGCTCATTACCAAATATTTGCCAGTCCGGATGTGCAACAACTGGATGAATACCTGGCCGAGCAATCGATACTCAGTATGCCCGATATTATTTTGGCCGAGGTTGATGAGGCGGGCGAAACCATGAAATTTGTTGAACGGATAAAAAAGAACAGCCTGTTCAAACAAATGCTGATCGTACTGGTAACCGAAAGACACGATCCTGAATTAAAGGCAAAGGCAATAAAATTAAAGGTAAACGACCTTTATGCCATGCCCATTAACCTGATGCACCTGCGCGAGCGTTTAAACTTTTTGGTAAACTTTAAACTGATCAAGCCTACTTTATCCGAACTTTCTAAAAAGGTAGATACTACTTACACCCTTCCACCGGGCAAACGCGCTATGGACGTAATTCTGTCGTCGATGGCTTTGCTATGCCTTTCGCCAATATTGGTAGTGGTGGCCCTGGCTGTAAAATTTGGTTCGAAGGGACCGATAATTTACAAAAGCAAGCGTGTGGGTACGGGTTATAAAGTGTTCGATTTCTACAAATTCCGTTCGATGCGCAGCGATGCCGACCAATTGCTGGCCAAGCTATCTGTAGAGAATAATCAATATGCAGCCGAGGGGGATGGGACTAAAACAGCATCATTTGTAAAAATCAAGAACGACCCCCGTATTACCAAGCTTGGCGCTTTTTTGCGCAGCACAAGTATTGATGAATTACCGCAATTGATAAACATTTTAAAAGGCGATATGTCTATAGTAGGTAACAGGCCACTGCCGGTTTATGAGGCCGAAATGCTAACATCTAACGAATGGGCGATGCGCTTTTTAGGCCCCGCGGGCTTAACTGGCTTATGGCAGGTAACCAAACGTGGTAAAGACGATATGAGCGAACGCGAGCGCAAAAAACTGGATAATTTTTACGCGCAGAATTACTCGTTGCTGCTCGACATGAAAATTATATTGAGCACTATACCAGCGCTTTTCCAGAAAGAAAAAGTATAA
- a CDS encoding type II toxin-antitoxin system HicB family antitoxin, translating to MSDIIQYQNYYASVHFSAADEVFYGKILGINDLVSFEGASVKELKAAFEEAVEDYIEFCAEIGKTPEKTYKGTFNVRVSSALHKEAAIFAAVNNITLNDFVKKALSFTLSHKNQIDLSDISSR from the coding sequence ATGAGTGATATCATACAATATCAAAACTACTATGCATCAGTACACTTTAGTGCTGCTGATGAAGTGTTTTACGGAAAAATATTAGGCATTAATGACCTTGTAAGTTTTGAGGGTGCTTCTGTAAAGGAATTAAAAGCAGCATTTGAAGAAGCTGTCGAAGATTATATTGAGTTTTGTGCAGAGATTGGCAAAACACCTGAAAAGACTTACAAAGGAACATTCAATGTTCGTGTATCATCAGCACTGCACAAAGAAGCCGCGATCTTTGCCGCGGTTAATAATATCACCCTAAATGACTTCGTAAAAAAAGCACTTTCCTTTACACTTAGCCACAAAAATCAAATTGACCTTAGCGACATCAGCAGTCGCTAA